A window of the Halobacterium hubeiense genome harbors these coding sequences:
- a CDS encoding DUF7095 family protein — MDRTAAVDRVEALVETVASEEMPVPVREIWVYGDVALGLDPVERLDVYLTKDILMRGDDADRAAEFEREYGVKGVGKTVRASWADDHPEFLRANESGHVAPERCLGAHLVDDDEPIHLEVCNAGFEDNVTQRLEGARATETYENVLDPRGVCLWADGERSDDAFQKLRDGELVFPTLAGALEMLGADEEEAEVAADAVEARRERAEGATVRGDVV, encoded by the coding sequence ATGGACAGGACTGCCGCCGTCGACCGGGTGGAGGCGCTCGTGGAGACGGTCGCGAGCGAGGAGATGCCGGTCCCCGTGCGCGAAATCTGGGTGTACGGCGACGTCGCGCTCGGCCTCGACCCCGTCGAGCGACTGGACGTCTACCTCACGAAGGACATTCTGATGCGCGGGGACGACGCCGACCGCGCCGCGGAGTTCGAGCGCGAGTACGGCGTGAAAGGTGTCGGGAAGACCGTGCGCGCGTCGTGGGCCGACGACCACCCCGAGTTCCTGCGCGCGAACGAGAGCGGCCACGTCGCGCCCGAGCGCTGCCTCGGCGCGCACCTCGTGGACGACGACGAGCCGATTCACCTCGAAGTGTGTAACGCGGGCTTCGAGGATAACGTCACCCAGCGCCTCGAAGGCGCGCGAGCGACCGAAACCTACGAGAACGTCCTCGACCCCCGCGGCGTCTGCCTGTGGGCGGACGGCGAGCGAAGCGACGACGCCTTCCAGAAGCTCCGGGACGGCGAACTCGTCTTCCCGACGCTCGCGGGCGCGCTGGAGATGCTCGGCGCCGACGAGGAGGAAGCCGAAGTCGCCGCCGACGCCGTGGAAGCGCGCCGCGAGCGCGCAGAGGGCGCGACCGTCCGCGGCGACGTAGTTTGA
- a CDS encoding redoxin domain-containing protein, which produces MTRGDALGVGDEVPDVAAPLVQPDDSVEQTALSELYADRPVLVVFYTNDFSPDCVNEWCSFRDYGWFTSTEDVRVVGASKSRVATHRRFIDYLDIDFPLYADTDLAVSDAFGVTYRALKLLPRSKRSVFLVDTDGVVRYRWIGEHPLDPTRDQPPLAEIREAVEEHVGGETETFGFS; this is translated from the coding sequence ATGACTCGGGGGGACGCGCTCGGCGTCGGGGACGAGGTGCCCGACGTGGCGGCACCACTCGTTCAGCCGGACGACAGCGTCGAACAGACAGCGCTGTCGGAACTCTACGCCGACCGGCCCGTGCTAGTCGTCTTCTACACGAACGACTTCAGCCCGGACTGCGTGAACGAGTGGTGTTCGTTCCGCGACTACGGCTGGTTCACGTCCACGGAGGACGTGCGCGTGGTCGGCGCGAGCAAGTCCCGCGTGGCGACCCACCGGCGGTTCATCGACTACCTCGACATCGACTTCCCGCTGTACGCCGACACCGACCTCGCCGTCTCGGACGCGTTCGGCGTCACGTACCGCGCGCTGAAGCTGCTGCCGCGCTCGAAGCGCTCGGTGTTCCTCGTGGACACCGACGGCGTCGTCCGGTACCGCTGGATCGGCGAGCACCCGCTGGACCCGACCCGCGACCAGCCGCCGCTGGCCGAGATTCGGGAGGCCGTCGAGGAACACGTCGGCGGCGAGACAGAGACGTTCGGGTTCAGCTAA
- a CDS encoding restriction endonuclease, with protein MFEEMPASEFPRFLAAFWEEKGWSTSVTENDDGTYLVGGDKDNGKRGLIGVRPSEDTEIGASEVEDFAAFCDKKGVDVRVMATRGRFTTGARSAADAGDVHLLDPNELASSVRDEGAEGLVEQFTDGDGGSLLDNVPSPPIPGGVPSGVPVVPIVVAVVVVLAAVFAGPTLLGFVPFVGGGGGGDAGPAFTAFSMAADENTTASAEWDVSVQDEIQTDANTYEPPEGETFVVVQLNVTAGDSQVVVRQQNFALVVNGTNYGYQRFENASQQFQQQRAAVTAAPGESGRLVVVFSVPAEFDGATLVERADGPGLRFQRADLDFDVE; from the coding sequence ATGTTCGAGGAGATGCCGGCGTCGGAGTTCCCGCGGTTCCTCGCGGCGTTCTGGGAGGAGAAGGGCTGGTCGACGTCCGTAACGGAGAACGACGACGGCACGTACCTCGTCGGCGGCGACAAGGACAACGGCAAGCGCGGGCTCATCGGCGTCCGGCCGAGCGAGGACACCGAGATCGGCGCCTCCGAAGTCGAGGACTTCGCGGCGTTCTGCGACAAGAAGGGCGTGGACGTGCGCGTGATGGCGACCCGCGGCCGGTTCACGACCGGCGCGCGGAGCGCCGCGGACGCGGGCGACGTCCACCTCCTCGACCCGAACGAGCTGGCGTCGTCGGTCCGCGACGAGGGCGCCGAGGGCCTCGTCGAGCAGTTCACGGACGGCGACGGCGGGTCCCTGCTGGACAACGTCCCGAGCCCGCCGATTCCGGGCGGCGTGCCCAGCGGCGTCCCGGTCGTCCCCATCGTGGTCGCGGTCGTCGTCGTGCTCGCGGCCGTGTTCGCGGGCCCCACGCTGTTGGGGTTCGTGCCGTTCGTCGGCGGCGGTGGCGGGGGCGACGCCGGGCCCGCGTTCACGGCGTTCTCGATGGCCGCCGACGAGAACACGACCGCGAGCGCGGAGTGGGACGTCAGCGTGCAGGACGAGATTCAGACGGACGCCAATACCTACGAGCCGCCGGAGGGCGAGACGTTCGTCGTCGTGCAGTTGAACGTGACCGCGGGCGACTCGCAGGTCGTCGTCAGGCAGCAGAACTTCGCGCTGGTGGTGAACGGGACGAACTACGGCTACCAGCGCTTCGAGAACGCGAGCCAGCAGTTCCAGCAGCAGCGCGCGGCGGTGACCGCAGCGCCCGGGGAGTCCGGCCGGCTAGTCGTGGTGTTCTCGGTGCCGGCGGAGTTCGACGGGGCGACGCTCGTCGAGCGCGCTGACGGCCCCGGGCTGCGCTTCCAACGCGCGGACCTCGACTTCGACGTGGAGTAG
- a CDS encoding lipoate--protein ligase family protein has protein sequence MTLADREWRLIPEEARDGPMQMALEEVAAETAADGGPRTVRAYQWSPSTLSMGYRQDAASVDWDFADREGITVTRRQTGGGGIYHDEFADISYSIVAPADELPGDLMDCYEVLCEPILSAFHAMGVDAAFVPEEHPAIHEPACYLRALHPAHDIAVDGRKISGNAQYRTRDAVIQHGSLSYDLAPDAHLGVFADPGVGKTTASSSPAHQNTEYSEDIDADRFRERVTSIREEAGISREEAVSALEDALAEWCDAAVGEWTDDELEAARELADEKYATDEWTRERTA, from the coding sequence ATGACGCTGGCCGACCGCGAGTGGCGACTGATTCCCGAGGAGGCCCGCGACGGCCCGATGCAGATGGCCTTAGAGGAGGTCGCCGCGGAGACGGCCGCCGACGGCGGGCCGCGCACGGTCCGCGCGTACCAGTGGTCGCCGTCCACGCTGTCGATGGGGTACCGGCAGGACGCCGCTTCCGTCGATTGGGACTTCGCCGATCGGGAGGGAATCACCGTGACGCGTCGGCAGACCGGCGGCGGCGGCATCTACCACGACGAGTTCGCGGACATCTCTTACAGCATCGTCGCGCCCGCGGACGAACTCCCCGGCGACCTGATGGACTGCTACGAGGTGCTCTGCGAGCCGATTCTGTCGGCGTTCCACGCGATGGGCGTCGACGCCGCGTTCGTCCCCGAGGAACACCCCGCGATTCACGAGCCGGCGTGCTACCTGCGCGCGCTCCACCCCGCCCACGACATCGCCGTGGACGGCCGGAAAATCAGCGGGAACGCCCAGTACCGCACCCGGGACGCGGTCATCCAGCACGGGTCGCTGTCCTACGACCTCGCGCCCGACGCCCACCTCGGCGTGTTCGCCGACCCGGGCGTTGGGAAGACGACAGCGTCGTCTTCCCCAGCCCATCAGAACACGGAGTATTCTGAGGACATCGACGCCGACCGGTTCCGCGAGCGCGTGACGAGTATCCGCGAGGAAGCCGGCATCAGCCGCGAGGAAGCGGTGTCGGCGCTAGAGGACGCGCTCGCCGAGTGGTGCGATGCGGCAGTCGGCGAGTGGACCGACGACGAACTCGAAGCGGCGCGCGAACTCGCCGACGAGAAGTACGCGACCGACGAGTGGACGCGCGAGCGGACCGCTTAG
- a CDS encoding HD domain-containing protein produces MPATQIKDPVHGYVELEQPLVDNVLDHRAFQRLRHVRQLSATYLVYPGANHTRFEHSLGVYHLARTVFENLREQSYFYRDATTAELDDIQRTLECAALLHDVGHPPFSHLGERFIDTDDLQQRLADRGLHDAFADAGVGDAPIREASAHELLGCLIVLKEFADGLREMGVDPHDVCAHILGYSLEYERGGRWQHGVAAQILHSPIDVDRLDYITRDNQMTGADVLSFDTDRMVGSYTAHPEEGLALSDKALSTIGNYLEGRIAVYMWVTQHHKSVYAHVLLSELLDELAALADEPPVTADAVLDDEIDDNTLMERLRVAASEHPDSTLAALYDRFRARRFPETCWKHRIAYADRVDADLDAFSDWLVAHADRLEADLAAELGVPDHEVWVEQSYVPEYEPQDLEDIPIAYGGTTRSVGDWGLYGERAFDRPIPFVYVPHGVETEATGTLVDWFHAKQYEQA; encoded by the coding sequence ATGCCAGCTACGCAAATCAAAGACCCCGTCCACGGCTACGTCGAACTCGAGCAGCCGCTCGTCGACAACGTCCTCGACCACCGCGCGTTCCAGCGACTCCGCCACGTCCGCCAGCTCTCGGCGACCTACCTCGTCTACCCGGGCGCGAACCACACGCGCTTCGAGCACTCGCTGGGCGTCTATCACCTCGCGCGCACCGTCTTCGAGAACCTCCGCGAGCAGTCGTACTTCTACCGCGACGCCACCACCGCGGAACTCGACGATATCCAGCGCACGCTGGAGTGCGCGGCGCTCCTCCACGACGTCGGCCACCCGCCGTTCAGCCACCTGGGCGAGCGCTTCATCGACACCGACGACCTCCAGCAGCGGCTCGCCGACCGCGGGCTCCACGACGCGTTCGCGGACGCCGGCGTCGGCGACGCGCCGATTCGGGAGGCATCCGCGCACGAACTCCTCGGTTGTCTCATCGTCCTGAAGGAGTTCGCCGACGGCCTCCGCGAGATGGGCGTCGACCCCCACGACGTCTGCGCGCACATCCTCGGATACAGCCTCGAATACGAGCGCGGCGGCCGCTGGCAGCACGGCGTCGCCGCCCAGATTCTGCACTCGCCCATCGACGTCGATCGCCTCGACTACATCACGCGGGACAACCAGATGACGGGCGCGGACGTGCTCAGTTTCGACACCGACCGCATGGTCGGCTCCTACACCGCCCACCCCGAGGAAGGGCTCGCGCTCTCGGACAAGGCGCTCTCGACCATCGGCAACTACCTCGAAGGCCGCATCGCGGTGTACATGTGGGTGACCCAGCACCACAAGTCCGTCTACGCCCACGTCCTCCTCAGCGAACTCCTCGACGAACTCGCCGCGCTCGCCGACGAACCGCCAGTCACCGCCGACGCCGTACTGGACGACGAAATCGACGACAACACGCTCATGGAGCGGTTGCGCGTCGCCGCCAGCGAGCACCCCGACTCCACGCTCGCCGCGCTCTACGACCGCTTCCGGGCGCGCCGCTTCCCCGAGACCTGCTGGAAGCACCGCATCGCGTACGCCGACCGCGTGGACGCGGACTTGGACGCGTTCAGCGACTGGCTGGTCGCCCACGCCGACCGCCTCGAAGCCGACCTCGCCGCCGAACTCGGCGTCCCCGACCACGAGGTCTGGGTCGAGCAGTCCTACGTCCCCGAGTACGAGCCACAGGACCTCGAAGACATCCCAATCGCGTACGGCGGCACCACCCGCTCGGTCGGCGACTGGGGCCTCTACGGCGAGCGCGCGTTCGACCGCCCCATCCCGTTCGTCTACGTCCCCCACGGCGTCGAGACGGAAGCCACCGGCACGCTCGTCGACTGGTTCCACGCCAAGCAGTACGAGCAGGCGTAA
- a CDS encoding DUF7282 domain-containing protein, with product MNDPPLEEAIQPGTYTLEVSIEGDTWAYGELVVRENTELAAETGGLPGDYFGGNDTDNALGDVQTHEEIGRGNQDIVVGDYAALVLETNGTGYDAPFESNVTVDGLAEEGVEVRVGELDPEPNTDAETYTGSELRVAAQFGEGTGKFALLWDTSRVELGVGSNHTYGFELRVDASDNALFSEDRTLAAEQVTIVEPSFTLDAEPGYTLAPWDGDEIQISGRTNLLPGTTLNVRALQEPPEPRLWQNNVEVAQNGTFGTTLNFSDADRPTEFPLWVRNYEDQSSHIVRLTAANASLLFPSQTVSNGSVTVEHVTLSRGGFLRLTANDTTVGTAGPFPQTTNGSVDVALNGSLDGPTNVTATAIADANGNGVLDDTDPNYGNESSPVADTAVISPAVTATTTEPPENNTTTVATTAATTQPELRVNDEEPLAPVANNNGSSGGFVPLSPATTLLAVVAGLLLAARRGPDRL from the coding sequence ATGAACGACCCCCCGCTTGAGGAAGCCATCCAACCGGGGACGTACACGCTGGAGGTCTCCATCGAGGGCGATACGTGGGCGTACGGCGAACTCGTCGTCAGGGAGAACACCGAACTCGCAGCCGAGACCGGCGGGCTTCCCGGGGACTACTTCGGGGGCAACGATACCGATAACGCCCTCGGCGACGTCCAGACTCACGAGGAGATCGGGCGCGGGAACCAAGACATCGTCGTCGGCGACTACGCGGCACTCGTCCTCGAGACGAACGGGACCGGGTACGACGCCCCGTTCGAGAGCAACGTGACTGTCGACGGGCTGGCCGAGGAGGGGGTCGAGGTACGCGTCGGGGAACTCGATCCCGAGCCGAACACGGACGCGGAGACGTACACCGGGTCGGAACTGCGTGTCGCCGCACAGTTCGGAGAGGGGACCGGAAAATTCGCCCTGCTCTGGGACACCAGCAGGGTGGAGCTCGGCGTCGGGTCGAACCACACGTACGGGTTCGAGTTGCGCGTCGACGCAAGCGACAACGCGCTGTTCTCTGAGGACCGAACGTTAGCGGCCGAACAGGTGACAATCGTGGAGCCGTCGTTCACGCTCGACGCCGAGCCGGGGTACACGCTCGCGCCGTGGGACGGCGACGAGATTCAGATTTCGGGGCGAACGAACCTACTTCCGGGGACGACGTTGAACGTGCGCGCGCTCCAAGAGCCCCCGGAACCCCGGCTCTGGCAGAACAACGTCGAGGTCGCACAGAACGGAACCTTCGGGACGACGCTGAACTTCTCGGACGCCGACCGACCGACGGAGTTCCCGCTGTGGGTGCGCAACTACGAAGATCAGAGCAGCCACATAGTGCGATTGACCGCGGCGAACGCGTCACTGCTGTTCCCCTCGCAGACGGTGTCCAACGGCTCGGTGACGGTCGAGCACGTGACGCTCTCGCGGGGCGGGTTCCTGCGGCTGACCGCGAACGACACGACCGTCGGCACCGCGGGGCCGTTCCCGCAGACGACCAACGGGAGCGTGGACGTCGCGCTGAACGGGTCGCTGGACGGGCCGACGAACGTGACCGCGACCGCGATTGCGGACGCCAACGGCAACGGCGTGCTGGACGACACCGACCCCAACTACGGGAACGAGTCGTCGCCCGTCGCGGACACCGCGGTCATCTCGCCCGCCGTGACGGCGACCACGACAGAGCCGCCGGAGAACAACACGACGACCGTCGCGACGACGGCGGCAACGACACAGCCCGAGTTGCGCGTGAACGACGAGGAGCCGCTGGCGCCGGTCGCGAACAACAACGGGTCGTCGGGCGGCTTCGTGCCGCTGTCGCCGGCGACGACGCTGCTCGCGGTCGTCGCGGGATTGCTGTTGGCGGCGCGCCGCGGACCCGACCGTTTATGA
- a CDS encoding 50S ribosomal protein L15e, protein MTRSFYSHIKEAWRDPDDGKLAELQWQRKQDWRKQGAIVRVDHPTRLDKARELGYKAKQGVVVARVSVRKGTARKSRFKAGRRTKRQGVNRIGRAKNLQSIAEERASKKYVNLRVLNSYWVGEDGSQKWFEVILLDPEHGAIENDDDLNWICDESQQGRVFHGKTSAGQRARGLQTRGKGAEHLRPSTNAGKRRKS, encoded by the coding sequence ATGACACGAAGCTTCTACTCCCACATCAAGGAAGCCTGGCGGGACCCCGACGACGGGAAGCTCGCCGAGCTCCAGTGGCAGCGCAAGCAGGACTGGCGCAAGCAGGGCGCCATCGTCCGCGTTGATCACCCGACCCGCCTCGACAAGGCCCGCGAACTCGGCTACAAGGCCAAGCAGGGCGTCGTCGTGGCGCGGGTCAGCGTCCGGAAGGGTACCGCCCGGAAGTCCCGGTTCAAGGCTGGGCGCCGCACGAAGCGGCAGGGCGTCAACCGCATCGGTCGCGCGAAGAACCTCCAGAGCATCGCCGAGGAGCGTGCCTCCAAGAAGTACGTCAACCTCCGCGTGCTGAACTCCTACTGGGTCGGCGAGGACGGCTCGCAGAAGTGGTTCGAAGTGATTCTGCTGGACCCCGAGCACGGCGCAATCGAGAACGACGACGACCTCAACTGGATCTGCGACGAGAGCCAGCAGGGTCGCGTCTTCCACGGGAAGACCAGCGCCGGGCAGCGCGCTCGCGGCCTGCAGACCCGCGGCAAGGGCGCGGAACACCTCCGCCCGAGCACGAACGCCGGCAAGCGCCGGAAGTCGTAA
- a CDS encoding aminopeptidase has product MDDRVRRHAEILVDDCADVQPGDMVQIRASKEAEDLVVALYERLGEVGARPTLTWGLARAARAYNRAMDVDDYETKAHELAAMEETDVVFLIGGSGNAFESSDVPPEKSQAASRARGPILEERLGKRWVITQHPTPAAAQKAEMSTAAYEEFVYDAINKDWDEQREFQSQLVELLDPADEVRVVSGDTTDVTMSVAGMDAANDWGTKNMPAGEVFTCPVPDSVEGEVLFDKPLIRAGKEIQGAWLEFEDGEVVDFAADQNEDALEGILNTDEGSRRLGELGIGMNRDIDRFTYNMLFDEKMGDTVHMAVGGAIEECVPEGQPLNESATHVDMIVDMSEDSYIEIDGEIVQRNGTFKFEDGFEE; this is encoded by the coding sequence ATGGACGACAGAGTCCGCCGCCACGCCGAGATTCTCGTCGACGACTGCGCCGACGTCCAGCCCGGCGACATGGTCCAGATTCGCGCGTCGAAGGAAGCCGAAGACCTCGTCGTCGCGCTCTACGAGCGGCTCGGCGAGGTCGGCGCGCGCCCCACCCTGACGTGGGGGCTGGCGCGCGCCGCTCGCGCGTACAACCGCGCGATGGACGTCGACGATTACGAGACGAAGGCCCACGAGCTCGCCGCGATGGAGGAGACGGACGTCGTCTTCCTGATTGGCGGGAGCGGGAACGCCTTCGAGAGCAGCGACGTGCCGCCGGAGAAGTCACAGGCCGCGAGTCGCGCGCGCGGCCCGATTCTCGAAGAGCGACTGGGGAAGCGCTGGGTCATCACTCAGCACCCGACGCCCGCGGCCGCCCAGAAGGCCGAGATGAGCACGGCGGCCTACGAGGAATTCGTCTACGACGCAATCAACAAGGACTGGGACGAACAGCGCGAGTTCCAGTCCCAGCTCGTGGAGCTCCTCGACCCCGCCGACGAGGTTCGCGTCGTCTCCGGGGACACCACGGACGTCACGATGAGCGTCGCCGGAATGGACGCCGCCAACGACTGGGGCACGAAGAACATGCCCGCGGGCGAGGTGTTCACGTGCCCGGTGCCGGACAGCGTGGAGGGCGAGGTGCTGTTCGACAAGCCGCTCATCCGGGCTGGCAAGGAGATTCAGGGCGCGTGGCTGGAGTTCGAGGACGGCGAGGTCGTGGACTTCGCCGCCGACCAGAACGAGGACGCGCTGGAAGGCATTCTGAACACCGACGAGGGGTCGCGCCGGCTCGGGGAGCTGGGAATCGGGATGAACCGAGACATCGACCGGTTCACGTACAACATGCTGTTCGACGAAAAGATGGGCGACACCGTCCACATGGCCGTCGGCGGCGCCATCGAGGAGTGTGTCCCCGAAGGCCAGCCGCTCAACGAGTCCGCCACCCACGTCGACATGATCGTGGACATGAGCGAGGACTCCTACATCGAAATTGACGGCGAAATCGTCCAGCGCAACGGGACGTTCAAGTTCGAGGACGGGTTCGAGGAATAG
- a CDS encoding serine/threonine-protein kinase RIO2, whose amino-acid sequence MVRNVAAEMADLDPEDFHLLSGVEHGMRFSEWVSREKLPEFSRLTQEEVDYRLDRMLDLEFLERKTIQYEGVQLTFAGYDALALHAFAERDTVEGFGSPLGVGKESDVYEVQSFRPMALKFHREGYTQFREVHRGRDYTSDKEHTSWQYTARKAAEREYDALETLYPDVNVPRPVDQNRHAIVMERIDGVELSRAELEPEQASGVLDLVLREMATAYEAGYVHADISEYNVFVSEDGVTLFDWPQATPSDHENARELLDRDVGNIVGYFQQKYPSDVPEVEESAVADAVADGSFGSVTEF is encoded by the coding sequence ATGGTTCGGAACGTCGCCGCCGAGATGGCGGACCTCGACCCGGAGGACTTCCACCTGCTCTCCGGGGTCGAACACGGAATGCGGTTCTCCGAGTGGGTCAGCCGCGAGAAGCTCCCGGAGTTCTCCCGGCTGACACAGGAGGAGGTCGACTACCGGCTGGACCGCATGCTCGATCTGGAGTTCCTCGAACGGAAGACCATCCAGTACGAGGGCGTCCAGCTCACGTTCGCGGGCTACGACGCCCTCGCGTTGCACGCGTTCGCGGAGCGAGACACCGTCGAGGGGTTCGGGTCGCCGCTGGGCGTCGGCAAGGAGAGCGACGTCTACGAGGTGCAGTCGTTCCGCCCGATGGCGCTGAAGTTCCACCGCGAGGGCTACACGCAGTTCCGGGAAGTCCACCGCGGTCGCGACTACACCAGCGACAAGGAGCACACGTCCTGGCAGTACACCGCACGGAAGGCCGCCGAGCGCGAGTACGACGCCCTGGAGACGCTGTACCCGGACGTGAACGTCCCGCGGCCGGTCGACCAGAACCGCCACGCCATCGTGATGGAACGCATCGACGGCGTGGAGCTCTCGCGCGCGGAACTGGAGCCCGAGCAGGCCAGCGGCGTCCTCGACCTGGTGCTCCGGGAGATGGCGACCGCCTACGAGGCGGGCTACGTGCACGCGGACATCAGCGAGTACAACGTCTTCGTCAGCGAGGACGGCGTGACGCTGTTCGACTGGCCGCAGGCCACCCCGAGCGACCACGAGAACGCGCGCGAACTCCTCGACCGCGACGTCGGAAACATCGTCGGCTACTTCCAGCAGAAGTACCCCAGCGACGTCCCCGAAGTCGAGGAGTCAGCGGTCGCGGACGCGGTCGCGGACGGCTCGTTCGGCTCCGTCACCGAATTCTGA
- a CDS encoding class I SAM-dependent methyltransferase: protein MRRFSADYLEETRRGMWAERDALDALRLGSRERILDVGCGTGELTAVFREESDAEVLALDADADLIGHVAADERLLGDATRLPLSGGVCDLVACQALLINLSDPVAAVREFARVSSDLVAAVEPNNAAVTVESTVASEPPLAARARDAYIEGVDTNVSLGADAADCFEEAGLVDVSTTQYEHVQAVQPPYGEAALEAAARKATGERLAEQQPTLAAGGLSSDAYDALRAEWREMGREVVAQMRENDYERVETVPFYVTVGRVPE, encoded by the coding sequence GTGCGCCGATTCAGCGCCGACTACCTCGAGGAGACGCGCCGCGGGATGTGGGCCGAGCGCGACGCGCTGGACGCGCTCCGGCTGGGCAGCCGCGAGCGGATTCTCGACGTGGGCTGTGGGACGGGCGAACTCACGGCCGTGTTCCGCGAGGAGTCCGACGCCGAGGTGCTCGCGCTGGACGCTGACGCCGACCTAATCGGGCACGTCGCCGCCGACGAACGCCTCCTCGGGGACGCGACGCGGCTGCCGCTCAGCGGGGGCGTCTGCGACCTCGTCGCGTGTCAGGCGCTGCTCATCAACCTCTCGGACCCCGTGGCCGCGGTGCGGGAGTTCGCGCGCGTCTCCTCGGACCTCGTGGCGGCCGTCGAACCGAACAACGCCGCCGTCACCGTCGAGTCCACGGTCGCGAGCGAGCCGCCGCTGGCGGCGCGCGCCCGCGACGCGTATATCGAGGGCGTGGACACGAACGTCTCGCTGGGCGCGGACGCCGCGGACTGCTTCGAGGAAGCGGGACTGGTGGACGTCTCCACGACGCAGTACGAGCACGTGCAGGCCGTCCAGCCCCCGTACGGCGAGGCTGCGCTGGAGGCCGCCGCGCGCAAGGCGACCGGCGAGCGGCTCGCCGAGCAGCAGCCGACGCTCGCCGCGGGTGGACTCTCCTCGGACGCCTACGACGCGCTGCGCGCGGAGTGGCGCGAGATGGGGCGGGAGGTCGTCGCACAGATGCGCGAGAACGACTACGAGCGCGTCGAGACCGTGCCGTTCTACGTGACCGTCGGCCGCGTCCCCGAGTAA
- a CDS encoding deoxyribonuclease IV: MRVGAHVSIAGGVDNAVENELDVGGNCGQIFTHSPQVWQDPNVGDDEAAAFREGTDEHLDSPWVIHSSYLVNLCTPKDDLREKSVDSMQKEVDAAAKLDIEYVNVHLGAHTGAGVQQGLDNAVSALDELDIPDGVTVLVESDAGSGTKLGGDFEHLAYVLEESAHDLGVCVDTAHAFAAGYDLSTPEAVAETLAEFDDVVGFEHLHCVHLNDSKHDCGTNKDEHAHIGEGLIGEEGMDAFVNHDAITDVPLVLETPHEDGRGFAWNIEKVRELRNN, encoded by the coding sequence ATGCGAGTAGGCGCACACGTCTCTATCGCGGGCGGCGTCGACAACGCCGTCGAGAACGAACTGGACGTCGGCGGGAACTGCGGGCAAATCTTCACGCACTCGCCGCAGGTCTGGCAGGACCCGAACGTCGGCGACGACGAAGCCGCCGCGTTCCGGGAGGGCACTGACGAACACCTCGACAGCCCGTGGGTCATCCACTCGTCGTACCTCGTGAACCTCTGCACGCCCAAGGACGACCTCCGCGAGAAGTCCGTGGACAGCATGCAGAAGGAGGTCGACGCCGCCGCCAAGCTCGACATCGAGTACGTCAACGTCCACCTCGGCGCGCACACTGGCGCGGGCGTCCAGCAGGGCCTGGACAACGCCGTCAGCGCGCTCGACGAACTCGATATTCCCGACGGGGTCACCGTGCTCGTGGAGAGCGACGCGGGCTCGGGCACGAAGCTCGGCGGCGACTTCGAGCACCTCGCGTACGTGCTGGAGGAGTCCGCCCATGACCTCGGCGTCTGCGTCGACACCGCGCACGCGTTCGCCGCAGGCTACGACCTCTCGACGCCCGAGGCGGTCGCGGAGACGCTCGCGGAGTTCGACGACGTCGTCGGCTTCGAGCACCTCCACTGCGTCCACCTCAACGACTCGAAACACGACTGCGGCACGAACAAGGACGAACACGCCCACATCGGCGAAGGCCTCATCGGCGAGGAAGGGATGGACGCATTCGTCAACCACGACGCCATCACCGACGTGCCGCTCGTGCTGGAGACGCCCCACGAGGACGGCCGCGGGTTCGCGTGGAACATCGAGAAGGTCAGAGAGCTGCGGAACAACTGA